A genomic segment from Nocardia cyriacigeorgica GUH-2 encodes:
- a CDS encoding ABC transporter permease, with amino-acid sequence MMTLPVTGSADLRAAPESSAAALIRHTVIQTQRLLLRWARNPITLLETLLIPCLLLLMLDIVVGGQIQKFTGQDALYGSVPMVAVVGALSGAVAGGVLLGRERDAGLLARFWVLPVHRASGLASRILAEGCRIFAGTVTVVIVGYLLGFRFQQGLGATIAFLLVPTLFGLAFATVVTAVAVFTAKATLVEGITILTSLMMFFSTGFVPLAAYPQWLQPIVHNQPMSTAVDTMRALAQGGELARPLTLTLLWSAAAIVLFAVPATLGYRRASRR; translated from the coding sequence ATGATGACCCTGCCCGTCACCGGATCCGCCGATCTGCGCGCCGCACCCGAATCCTCGGCCGCCGCCCTGATCCGGCACACCGTCATCCAGACCCAGCGGCTGCTGCTGCGCTGGGCCCGCAACCCCATCACGCTGCTGGAGACTCTGCTCATCCCCTGCCTGCTGCTGCTGATGCTCGACATCGTGGTCGGCGGGCAGATCCAGAAGTTCACCGGTCAGGACGCGCTCTACGGGTCGGTGCCGATGGTCGCCGTCGTCGGCGCGTTGTCGGGCGCGGTGGCCGGCGGGGTGCTGCTGGGGCGCGAACGCGATGCCGGGCTGCTCGCCCGGTTCTGGGTGCTGCCGGTGCATCGCGCGTCGGGTCTGGCCTCGCGCATCCTCGCCGAGGGGTGCCGGATCTTCGCAGGCACCGTCACCGTGGTCATCGTCGGCTATCTGCTCGGGTTCCGGTTCCAGCAGGGCCTCGGCGCGACGATCGCGTTCCTGCTCGTGCCCACCCTGTTCGGGCTGGCCTTCGCCACCGTCGTCACCGCCGTCGCGGTCTTCACCGCCAAAGCCACCCTGGTGGAAGGCATCACGATCCTCACCTCGCTGATGATGTTCTTCAGCACCGGATTCGTCCCGCTGGCCGCCTACCCGCAGTGGCTGCAACCGATCGTGCACAACCAGCCGATGTCGACCGCCGTGGACACCATGCGCGCCCTGGCCCAGGGCGGCGAACTGGCCCGGCCGCTCACCCTCACCCTGCTCTGGTCAGCCGCCGCGATCGTGCTGTTCGCGGTACCGGCCACCCTCGGGTACCGGCGCGCCAGCAGGCGGTAG
- the nrdF gene encoding class 1b ribonucleoside-diphosphate reductase subunit beta, with translation MKLIDRVSAINWNRVPDEKDAEVWDRLTGNFWLPEKVPVSNDIPSWNTLTADEKQLTMRVFTGLTLLDTIQGTVGAVSLIPDALTPHEEAVLTNIAFMESVHAKSYSSIFSTLCSTREIDDAFRWSEENRNLQRKAEIVLDYYRGDEPLKRKVASTLLESFLFYSGFYLPMHWSSRAKLTNTADMIRLIIRDEAVHGYYIGYKYQKGLEQVTQAERDELKNYTFELLFELYDNEVEYTQDLYDEVGLTEDVKKFLRYNANKALMNLGYEGLFPKDETEVNPAILSALSPNADENHDFFSGSGSSYVIGKAVNTEDEDWEF, from the coding sequence ATGAAACTGATCGATCGGGTGTCGGCCATCAACTGGAATCGGGTGCCCGACGAGAAGGATGCCGAGGTCTGGGACCGGCTGACCGGCAACTTCTGGCTGCCGGAGAAGGTGCCGGTGTCCAACGACATCCCGTCGTGGAACACCCTGACCGCCGACGAGAAGCAACTCACGATGCGGGTCTTCACCGGCCTCACCCTGCTCGACACCATTCAGGGCACGGTCGGCGCGGTGAGCCTGATCCCCGATGCGCTCACCCCGCACGAGGAGGCGGTGCTCACCAACATCGCGTTCATGGAATCGGTGCACGCGAAGAGCTACAGCTCGATCTTCTCCACACTGTGCTCCACCCGCGAGATCGATGACGCCTTCCGCTGGTCGGAGGAGAACCGCAACCTCCAGCGCAAGGCCGAGATCGTGCTGGATTACTACCGCGGCGACGAACCGCTCAAGCGCAAGGTGGCCTCCACGCTGCTGGAGAGCTTCCTGTTCTACTCCGGTTTCTACCTGCCGATGCACTGGTCCTCGCGGGCCAAGCTCACCAACACCGCCGACATGATCCGGCTGATCATCCGCGACGAGGCGGTGCACGGCTACTACATCGGCTACAAGTACCAGAAGGGCCTCGAGCAGGTCACCCAGGCCGAGCGCGACGAGCTCAAGAACTACACCTTCGAGCTGCTGTTCGAGCTCTACGACAACGAGGTCGAATACACCCAGGACCTCTACGACGAGGTCGGCCTCACCGAAGACGTCAAGAAGTTCCTGCGCTACAACGCCAACAAGGCGCTGATGAACCTCGGCTACGAGGGCCTGTTCCCGAAGGACGAGACCGAAGTCAATCCCGCGATCCTGTCGGCGCTCTCGCCCAACGCCGATGAGAACCACGACTTCTTCTCCGGTTCCGGATCCAGCTACGTCATCGGCAAGGCCGTCAATACCGAAGACGAAGACTGGGAGTTCTAG
- the mgtE gene encoding magnesium transporter translates to MSQTELIHERPTLSESLQDVVERHRVDAALHWLDTHPPHVIADEIARMDAVGAGVAFRLLDKDLALAVFEELEPVDQQQILQGMRDQSFRELVEAMAPDDRARMLREAPAKVAKKALAGLSPRERRMTAALLGYPEGSVGRYMTPEVVALPGNLTVAEALRTVQLKGSGAETVYTLPVVDTGRRLRGIVELRELVLSSPETMVADLVVTEPAFVRATDSAEKAARLMRETNDLNLPVVDSEDRLVGLLTFDDAVEVIEAADTEDVAKQSGSSPWEGHYMAAGVFQLARYRALWLLLLLLAATLTVSVTDFFEGTLEQAAQLALFIPLLIGAGGNAGAQAATACVRALAVGEVRGSDLLKVIWRECRVGLVLGAMLAGAGVVIGAFFVGPRIAVVVGVTLIVICGWAATIGGTMPLLAKRLRIDPAVVSAPMVTTLVDATGLIIYFTTAKLVLGI, encoded by the coding sequence ATGTCGCAGACCGAACTGATCCACGAGCGCCCCACGCTGTCGGAATCCTTGCAGGATGTCGTCGAACGCCATCGCGTCGACGCCGCACTGCACTGGCTCGACACCCACCCACCGCACGTCATCGCCGACGAGATCGCCCGCATGGACGCCGTCGGCGCGGGTGTGGCGTTCCGGCTGTTGGACAAAGATCTCGCGCTGGCGGTGTTCGAAGAACTCGAGCCGGTCGACCAGCAGCAGATCCTGCAAGGCATGCGGGATCAGAGTTTCCGCGAGCTGGTCGAGGCCATGGCGCCCGACGACCGGGCCCGCATGCTGCGCGAAGCGCCGGCCAAGGTGGCCAAGAAGGCGCTGGCCGGGCTGAGCCCGCGCGAACGCCGGATGACCGCCGCCCTGCTGGGCTACCCGGAGGGCTCGGTCGGCCGGTACATGACGCCGGAAGTCGTTGCGCTGCCGGGGAATCTGACCGTCGCCGAAGCGCTGCGCACCGTGCAGCTCAAGGGCTCCGGCGCCGAAACCGTCTACACCCTGCCGGTCGTCGACACCGGGCGCCGGTTGCGCGGCATCGTGGAATTGCGGGAACTGGTACTCAGCAGCCCGGAAACAATGGTGGCCGATCTGGTCGTTACCGAACCGGCGTTCGTGCGCGCCACCGACTCCGCGGAGAAGGCCGCGCGGTTGATGCGCGAGACCAACGACCTCAACCTGCCGGTGGTCGACAGCGAGGATCGCCTGGTCGGGCTGCTGACCTTCGACGACGCGGTGGAAGTGATCGAGGCAGCCGACACCGAGGACGTCGCCAAGCAGTCCGGCTCCTCGCCGTGGGAAGGCCACTACATGGCCGCGGGCGTCTTCCAGCTCGCCCGCTACCGGGCGCTGTGGCTGCTGCTGTTGCTGCTGGCGGCGACCCTCACCGTCAGCGTGACCGACTTCTTCGAGGGCACCCTCGAGCAGGCCGCCCAGCTGGCCCTGTTCATTCCGCTGCTGATCGGCGCGGGCGGCAATGCCGGCGCGCAGGCCGCGACCGCGTGTGTGCGTGCCCTCGCGGTCGGCGAAGTGCGTGGCAGTGACCTGCTGAAGGTGATCTGGCGGGAATGCCGGGTGGGTCTGGTGCTCGGCGCCATGCTGGCCGGGGCGGGTGTGGTGATCGGCGCGTTCTTCGTCGGACCGCGCATCGCGGTGGTGGTCGGCGTCACGCTTATCGTGATCTGCGGCTGGGCCGCCACCATCGGCGGCACCATGCCGCTGCTGGCCAAGCGCCTGCGCATCGACCCGGCGGTGGTGTCGGCGCCGATGGTGACCACGCTGGTGGACGCGACCGGCCTGATCATCTACTTCACCACCGCGAAGCTGGTGCTCGGGATCTGA
- a CDS encoding ABC transporter permease gives MTTAIPLTHTRARPVTTAQWWVLTARFIVPSVKSGEVLSSVLAPAAFTASFYLPLKTVMMFAGTGFSSYAQFMMPIVILQAAAFTAISAAFRSATDAVAGLNRRFGAMPINPFVPVAARMSGNVFRLVIALTTALVCGHVIGFRFRLDALHTLGFLLFALLIGIALTLAADVIGTLSKSPEAITQALVLPPLILGMLSTGLAPAAQFPEWVQPFVRNQPISQFVIALRALAGDTLGNAGEVTWALMGPPLAWAFGILAVCVPAAVRLSARRQ, from the coding sequence ATGACCACGGCCATTCCCCTGACGCACACCCGGGCCAGACCGGTCACCACCGCGCAATGGTGGGTGCTCACCGCCCGATTCATCGTGCCATCGGTGAAATCCGGTGAGGTGCTGTCCTCGGTACTCGCGCCCGCCGCGTTCACCGCGAGCTTCTATCTGCCGTTGAAGACGGTGATGATGTTCGCGGGCACCGGTTTCAGCAGCTACGCGCAGTTCATGATGCCGATCGTGATCCTGCAAGCCGCGGCGTTCACCGCCATCTCGGCGGCGTTCCGGTCGGCCACCGACGCCGTCGCCGGGCTCAACCGCCGCTTCGGGGCCATGCCGATCAATCCGTTCGTCCCGGTCGCGGCGCGCATGTCCGGCAATGTGTTCCGGCTGGTCATCGCGCTCACCACGGCGCTGGTGTGCGGGCATGTGATCGGGTTCCGGTTCCGGCTCGACGCCCTGCACACGCTGGGGTTCCTGTTGTTCGCGTTGCTCATCGGCATCGCGCTGACGCTGGCCGCCGACGTCATCGGGACGCTGTCGAAAAGCCCGGAAGCCATCACGCAGGCGCTGGTGCTGCCGCCGCTGATTCTCGGGATGCTCTCGACCGGGCTCGCACCGGCCGCCCAATTCCCGGAGTGGGTGCAGCCGTTCGTGCGCAACCAGCCGATCTCCCAGTTCGTCATCGCGTTGCGCGCCCTGGCCGGTGACACCCTCGGCAACGCCGGCGAGGTGACGTGGGCGCTGATGGGTCCGCCGCTGGCGTGGGCCTTCGGCATCCTGGCGGTCTGTGTGCCGGCGGCCGTGCGGCTGAGTGCGCGGAGGCAATGA
- a CDS encoding dioxygenase: MSRRRALWMFGAAAGAGAAAVAAGCATDSATEAATTSTAATSTATPAAAPAETAGPYPGDGSNGPNVLIESGVVRSDITGSFGAYTGVADGVPLTIDLTLHDLAKGTLGAGMALYLWHCDREGRYSLYSEGVTEQNYLRGVQVAGTDGKISFTSIFPACYDGRWPHLHFEVYDTLESAVAGDNARLTSQIALPQDVCEAVYAHDSGYSASIPNLSAVSLDSDMVFGDGWDAELATVTGTPATGLTATLTIGVAEKSANTSPDNGAPAGPPPGGGTGARPPGPPPGGSRPQPGN, encoded by the coding sequence ATGTCGCGGCGGCGCGCGCTGTGGATGTTCGGCGCCGCCGCGGGCGCCGGTGCGGCCGCGGTGGCCGCCGGATGCGCGACCGACAGCGCCACCGAGGCCGCGACGACGAGCACCGCGGCCACCTCCACCGCCACGCCCGCCGCCGCACCGGCCGAAACCGCGGGCCCCTACCCCGGCGACGGCTCCAACGGCCCCAATGTGCTGATCGAATCCGGCGTCGTCCGCTCCGACATCACCGGCAGTTTCGGCGCCTACACCGGCGTCGCCGACGGCGTGCCGCTCACCATCGACCTCACCCTGCACGATCTGGCGAAGGGCACTCTCGGGGCGGGGATGGCACTGTATCTGTGGCACTGCGACCGCGAAGGCCGCTACTCGCTCTACAGCGAGGGCGTCACCGAACAGAACTACCTGCGCGGCGTCCAGGTCGCCGGCACCGACGGCAAGATCAGCTTCACCTCGATCTTCCCCGCCTGCTACGACGGCCGCTGGCCGCACCTGCACTTCGAGGTCTACGACACCCTCGAATCCGCCGTCGCCGGCGACAACGCCCGCCTCACCTCCCAGATCGCCCTGCCCCAGGACGTCTGCGAAGCCGTCTACGCCCACGACTCCGGCTACTCCGCCAGCATCCCGAATCTGTCTGCGGTCTCCCTGGATTCGGACATGGTCTTCGGCGACGGCTGGGACGCCGAACTGGCCACCGTCACCGGCACCCCCGCCACCGGCCTCACCGCCACCCTCACCATCGGCGTAGCCGAGAAATCCGCCAACACCTCCCCCGACAACGGCGCCCCCGCCGGCCCACCCCCAGGCGGCGGCACCGGCGCCCGCCCACCGGGCCCCCCACCCGGCGGCAGCCGCCCCCAACCCGGCAACTGA